In the Piscinibacter sp. XHJ-5 genome, one interval contains:
- a CDS encoding ATP-binding protein: protein MARTPFATRLVLLVWLWGAAVAVAADAMDDWRGEATRTRILAENDAPRAYTDAKRLHAALPANAAPVDRARSLNLLARIETYLALTTEAARHAQEAFDLATKHDDRIGQAESDLTVVMNAINQGRMDAMITATNHGLAILEGVDRPDLLGEALLRTTVMYRRMEQFDESVAVALQAMEIARRTNHPLMLAYAHHGLGLAFEQSFRYAESREHYAQMRLQAKAVPSKLMEGLALGGMAGAAASTGDLPTGERLLREAITLYQEMGAPFAQAFGEYGLADNLNRQGRHAEALALMNGTVARYARHPNPIGLWFALNLRSSIYQALGEVAPSRTDAEQAYAVARQLALPIYLSGSAQRMAAIAAAKGDHKRAYELSLEASEMTTRAAREKASTRMVQLTKRYETESKQREINELTRRNEQQTAQLNQRELQQRWLWTVLGGVVLLLTAAALFMVRLRASHRELQSLNVKLQQSESDVRALNASLEQRVQARTSELRQQARYLRTLIDMLPMWAWLKDTQSRYLAVNQATADAVGMPVEALVGSSDTELWPKELADAYRADDAEVMASRTRKTVEEPVIDGDRKTWVETYKAPVIDEDGTVLGTVGVARNISDRKAAEAAREAALAEAERLARQRSDFLAQMSHELRTPLNGILGFAQLLQRDRSLSERQARGLRIIDESGQHLLALINDILDLARIDAAKLELFPTEVDLSTFLQVLSDIVRVKAEEKGLLFSLRPAPGLPATVRVDETRLRQVLLNLLSNAVKFTDRGQVVLSVQSLPTAVVRREERHGVSPARLRFEVRDSGAGMSEAQLERLFQPFEQVGEARKREGGAGLGLAISRQLIRLMGGDIHVSSRPRDGSTFWFELDVPATDATVAESTARGDPVGYEGRRRTVLVVDDVVHNRTMLIDALGMAGFEMAEAADGAQALEVAMRERPDIVVMDLTMPVMDGFESMRRMRLMPELADVPVIATSASATPETAARARASGASAFVAKPIAHDTLLATMGHLLGLTWIFEAGEEPLLEGVDLDDERLVGPPPHEMAVLRQLARTGNMRTIVERAEYLKTLDPRYARFADRLARLAEQCQSKAIANLVDWYSTERDAT, encoded by the coding sequence ATGGCCAGAACCCCCTTTGCAACCCGCCTGGTGCTGCTGGTCTGGCTCTGGGGAGCTGCAGTCGCCGTGGCCGCCGACGCGATGGACGACTGGCGCGGCGAGGCCACCCGCACCCGCATCCTGGCCGAGAACGACGCGCCGCGCGCCTACACCGACGCCAAGCGCCTGCATGCCGCGCTGCCCGCCAACGCCGCACCCGTGGACCGGGCGCGATCGCTGAACCTGCTGGCGCGCATCGAGACCTATCTCGCGCTCACGACTGAGGCGGCGCGCCATGCGCAGGAGGCATTCGACCTCGCGACGAAGCACGACGATCGGATCGGCCAGGCCGAATCAGACCTGACCGTCGTGATGAACGCGATCAACCAGGGCCGCATGGACGCGATGATCACCGCCACCAACCATGGCCTCGCGATCCTCGAGGGCGTGGACCGACCCGATCTGCTCGGCGAGGCATTGCTTCGCACCACGGTGATGTACCGCCGGATGGAGCAGTTCGACGAATCGGTCGCGGTGGCGCTGCAGGCGATGGAGATTGCGCGCCGCACCAACCATCCGCTGATGCTGGCCTACGCCCACCACGGCCTGGGCCTCGCCTTCGAGCAGAGCTTCCGCTATGCGGAGTCGCGCGAGCACTATGCCCAGATGCGTCTGCAGGCCAAGGCCGTGCCGTCGAAGCTGATGGAGGGACTGGCGTTGGGCGGCATGGCCGGCGCGGCGGCATCCACCGGCGACTTGCCAACCGGCGAGCGGCTGCTGCGCGAGGCGATCACGCTCTATCAGGAAATGGGGGCGCCGTTCGCGCAGGCCTTCGGCGAGTACGGCCTGGCCGACAACCTGAACCGGCAGGGACGGCACGCCGAGGCCCTGGCGCTGATGAACGGCACGGTCGCGCGCTACGCCCGGCACCCGAACCCGATCGGGTTGTGGTTCGCGCTGAACCTGCGCAGCTCCATCTACCAGGCGCTCGGCGAGGTGGCACCTTCGCGCACCGACGCCGAGCAGGCCTATGCCGTCGCCCGCCAGCTGGCGCTGCCGATCTACTTGAGCGGCAGCGCGCAGCGCATGGCCGCGATCGCGGCCGCGAAGGGGGATCACAAGCGCGCCTACGAGCTCTCGCTCGAAGCCAGCGAGATGACCACCCGCGCCGCGCGCGAGAAGGCCAGCACGCGCATGGTCCAGCTGACCAAGCGCTACGAGACCGAGAGCAAGCAGCGCGAGATCAACGAGCTCACGCGGCGCAACGAGCAGCAGACCGCGCAGCTCAACCAGCGCGAGCTGCAGCAGCGTTGGCTGTGGACCGTGCTCGGGGGCGTCGTGCTGCTGCTGACCGCAGCGGCGCTCTTCATGGTGCGCCTGCGCGCATCGCATCGCGAGCTGCAGTCGCTGAACGTCAAGCTGCAGCAGTCGGAGAGCGACGTGCGAGCGCTCAACGCGAGCCTGGAGCAGCGCGTGCAGGCCCGCACCTCCGAGCTGCGCCAGCAGGCGCGCTACCTGCGCACGCTCATCGACATGCTGCCGATGTGGGCCTGGCTGAAGGACACGCAAAGCCGCTACCTCGCCGTCAACCAGGCGACCGCCGACGCGGTCGGGATGCCGGTGGAGGCCCTCGTCGGCAGCTCCGACACCGAGTTGTGGCCGAAGGAGCTGGCCGATGCGTACCGCGCCGACGACGCCGAGGTGATGGCGTCGCGCACCCGCAAGACGGTGGAAGAGCCGGTGATCGACGGAGACCGCAAGACCTGGGTGGAGACCTACAAGGCGCCGGTGATCGACGAGGACGGCACCGTGCTCGGCACGGTCGGCGTGGCGCGCAACATCAGCGACCGCAAGGCCGCCGAGGCGGCGCGCGAGGCGGCGCTCGCCGAGGCCGAGCGGCTGGCGCGGCAGCGCAGCGACTTCCTCGCGCAGATGAGCCACGAGCTGCGCACGCCGCTCAACGGCATCCTCGGCTTCGCGCAGCTGCTGCAGCGCGATCGCTCGCTCAGCGAGCGCCAGGCGCGGGGCCTGCGCATCATCGACGAGAGCGGCCAGCACCTGCTCGCGCTGATCAACGACATCCTCGACCTGGCGCGCATCGATGCCGCCAAGCTGGAGCTGTTCCCCACCGAGGTCGACTTGTCGACTTTCCTGCAGGTGCTGTCGGACATCGTGCGTGTGAAGGCCGAGGAAAAAGGCCTGCTGTTCAGCCTGCGGCCGGCACCGGGCCTGCCGGCCACGGTGCGCGTCGACGAGACGCGCCTGCGACAGGTGCTGCTCAACCTGCTGTCCAACGCCGTCAAGTTCACCGACCGCGGCCAGGTCGTGCTCAGCGTGCAGTCGCTGCCCACGGCCGTGGTGCGCCGCGAGGAACGCCACGGCGTGTCGCCGGCCCGGCTGCGCTTCGAGGTCCGAGACAGCGGCGCGGGCATGAGCGAGGCGCAGCTCGAACGGCTGTTCCAGCCGTTCGAGCAGGTGGGCGAGGCCAGGAAGCGCGAAGGCGGCGCGGGCCTGGGGCTGGCGATCAGCCGCCAGCTCATCCGTTTGATGGGCGGCGACATCCACGTGAGCAGCCGGCCGCGCGACGGCAGCACCTTCTGGTTCGAGCTGGACGTGCCGGCCACCGACGCCACGGTCGCGGAGTCGACGGCACGCGGCGATCCAGTCGGCTACGAGGGGCGCCGGCGCACCGTGCTGGTGGTCGACGACGTGGTGCACAACCGCACCATGCTCATCGATGCGCTCGGCATGGCGGGCTTCGAGATGGCCGAGGCCGCCGACGGAGCGCAGGCCCTCGAGGTGGCCATGCGCGAACGTCCCGACATCGTCGTGATGGACTTGACCATGCCGGTGATGGACGGCTTCGAGTCCATGCGCCGCATGCGCCTGATGCCCGAGCTTGCCGACGTCCCTGTCATCGCCACATCCGCCAGCGCCACGCCGGAAACGGCGGCCCGTGCTCGTGCCAGCGGAGCGAGCGCCTTCGTCGCCAAGCCCATCGCGCATGACACGTTGCTGGCGACGATGGGACATCTGCTGGGGCTGACCTGGATCTTCGAAGCCGGCGAGGAGCCCTTGCTGGAGGGCGTCGATCTCGACGACGAGCGGCTGGTGGGCCCGCCCCCGCATGAGATGGCCGTGCTGCGCCAGCTCGCGCGCACCGGCAACATGCGCACAATCGTCGAGCGTGCGGAGTACCTGAAAACGCTGGACCCGCGCTATGCGCGTTTCGCGGACCGGCTGGCACGACTGGCCGAGCAATGCCAGTCGAAGGCGATCGCGAATCTCGTCGATTGGTACAGCACGGAGCGCGATGCCACCTGA
- a CDS encoding response regulator transcription factor, protein MLPSTLAVIDDDREFAEYVAQYLAQRDVDVRVFGDSDDFLTSPGAFEFDFYVIDLMLPGVDGVDLIRLVRRKGPAGIVVVSGRVGADVFDSVLRAGADMYMMKPVRFEQVALAIEAVQRRVEGSRAQAAAWRLDRAAKKLVAPDGVRIELSDTDLAVVECFVSADGATVTRATLCARLGRDPATEADNLLHAAIYRLRRRIERATASTVPLHSEPKVGYTFRGKLTAV, encoded by the coding sequence ATGCTTCCCTCTACCCTGGCGGTGATCGACGACGACCGCGAGTTCGCGGAATACGTGGCCCAGTACCTGGCGCAGCGCGACGTCGACGTGCGCGTCTTCGGCGACAGCGACGACTTCCTCACCTCGCCCGGCGCATTCGAGTTCGACTTCTACGTCATCGACCTGATGCTGCCCGGCGTCGACGGCGTGGACCTGATCCGGCTCGTGCGCCGCAAGGGGCCGGCGGGCATCGTGGTCGTCTCCGGACGCGTCGGGGCCGACGTGTTCGACTCCGTGCTGCGCGCCGGCGCCGACATGTACATGATGAAGCCCGTGCGCTTCGAGCAGGTCGCGCTCGCGATCGAAGCAGTGCAGCGGCGCGTCGAAGGCAGCCGTGCGCAGGCCGCCGCCTGGCGGCTCGATCGGGCGGCGAAGAAGCTGGTCGCTCCCGACGGCGTGCGGATCGAGCTCAGCGACACCGATCTGGCGGTCGTCGAGTGCTTCGTGTCGGCCGACGGCGCCACCGTGACCCGCGCCACCCTCTGCGCCCGCCTCGGCCGCGACCCGGCCACCGAGGCCGACAACCTGCTGCACGCGGCGATCTATCGGCTGCGCCGGCGCATCGAGCGGGCAACGGCCTCCACGGTGCCGCTGCATTCGGAGCCGAAGGTGGGGTACACGTTCAGAGGCAAGCTCACCGCGGTGTAG
- a CDS encoding response regulator: MQPEAASPAALTTILTVDDQPANLRLLMECLERRGLHVVVALSGQEGIERAEFVRPDLILLDVQMQGLDGFETCRRLKSNPATRDIPVIFMTAASDPRDKVNGFAAGGVDYVTKPIDETEVLARIDTHIALNRLQRQLEQQNAQLQREVFVREEAQAALQRSNVELEQLAIERAVRVKAEGETAGLRRLLEERDQMLAEREELLNLLAHEVRQPLNNASAALESAAAALAAPGERAGADVRNPLVRARQVLDHVIGTLNNALAAATMLSSGATEAIADTDLDTLVGLVVHDIALDERSRVAVESRTATRTVQLQPVLMRLALCNVLANALAYSPPGSPVRLAISDSEDPLAIVFEVSDQGDGIPPNLLTKVFDKGTRGRNGKKKAGAGLGLYIVRKVVGLHQGSIEIVPNVPRGSIVRLSIPQGVAP; the protein is encoded by the coding sequence ATGCAACCGGAAGCGGCATCTCCCGCGGCGCTCACGACCATCCTGACCGTCGACGATCAGCCGGCCAACCTGCGGCTGCTGATGGAATGCCTCGAGCGGCGCGGGCTGCACGTGGTGGTCGCCCTGAGCGGCCAGGAAGGCATCGAGCGAGCCGAGTTCGTGCGGCCCGACCTCATCCTGCTCGACGTGCAGATGCAGGGCCTCGATGGCTTCGAGACCTGCCGCCGCCTGAAGTCCAACCCCGCGACCCGCGACATCCCGGTCATCTTCATGACCGCGGCGAGCGACCCGCGCGACAAGGTGAACGGCTTCGCCGCCGGCGGCGTCGACTACGTGACCAAGCCGATCGACGAGACCGAGGTGCTGGCGCGCATCGACACGCACATCGCGCTGAATCGATTGCAGCGCCAGCTCGAGCAGCAGAACGCACAGCTGCAGCGCGAGGTTTTCGTGCGCGAGGAGGCGCAGGCGGCGCTGCAGCGCTCGAACGTCGAGCTCGAGCAGCTCGCGATCGAGCGCGCGGTGCGTGTCAAGGCCGAAGGCGAGACGGCCGGGCTGCGGCGGCTTCTCGAGGAACGCGACCAGATGCTCGCCGAGCGCGAGGAGCTGCTGAACCTGCTCGCCCACGAGGTGCGGCAGCCGCTGAACAATGCCTCCGCCGCGCTGGAAAGCGCGGCGGCGGCGCTTGCCGCACCCGGCGAGCGTGCGGGCGCCGACGTGCGCAATCCGCTGGTGCGCGCGCGCCAGGTGCTCGACCATGTCATCGGCACGCTCAACAACGCATTGGCCGCGGCGACCATGTTGAGCTCGGGCGCGACCGAGGCCATTGCCGACACCGACCTGGACACGCTGGTCGGCCTGGTGGTGCACGACATCGCACTGGACGAGCGCTCGCGCGTGGCCGTCGAGTCCCGCACCGCCACCCGCACGGTGCAGCTCCAGCCGGTGCTGATGCGCCTCGCGCTGTGCAACGTGCTGGCCAACGCGCTGGCCTATTCGCCGCCCGGTTCGCCGGTGCGCCTGGCCATCAGCGATTCGGAGGATCCGCTGGCCATCGTGTTCGAGGTGTCGGACCAGGGCGACGGCATCCCCCCGAACCTGCTGACCAAGGTCTTCGACAAGGGCACCCGCGGCCGCAACGGCAAGAAGAAGGCCGGCGCCGGGCTCGGCCTTTACATCGTGCGCAAGGTGGTGGGCCTGCACCAGGGCAGCATCGAGATCGTGCCCAACGTGCCGCGCGGTAGCATCGTCCGCCTCTCCATTCCGCAAGGGGTGGCCCCCTAA
- a CDS encoding methyl-accepting chemotaxis protein: protein MIRKLTLRAKMIAAFSVMAVLMGVLAGVALHRFAAINANVLDLGTHWLPSVETLGDVEADMLKLRLAHLRQALAHDGTERATADKLVAQRSAHLEERRAAYMKLISTPEERDLWGAVERNWSRYLQYQQETLVPLVQAGRQAEARAALFGGSLQRFDDALDLVDRLVDLTVQGGEKAVERSRADASSARAWLIGVAAFSLLAAMALAVVITGYITGVIGGEPAAVGTVVARIAQGDLSTAVTTRDGDRSSILAGIARMQAALLHVVGEVRSGAQSVASASSQIAQGNLDLSSRTEEQASSLQQTAASVEQMASAVKNNADTASKANQLAAGASQAAVEGGEVVQQVVATMADISEASRRIADIIAVIDGIAFQTNILALNAAVEAARAGEHGKGFAVVAAEVRNLAQRSATAAREIKGLIGASVSRVDDGSRLVADAGRTMDDIVSRVRRVSDLMNEISAATVEQSGGISQINLAVAQLDQTTQQNAALVEEASAASESLKTHGARLLESVAVFRLAGHGA, encoded by the coding sequence ATGATTCGCAAGCTCACCCTGCGCGCCAAGATGATCGCCGCGTTCTCGGTGATGGCCGTCCTGATGGGGGTCCTCGCCGGCGTGGCCTTGCACAGGTTCGCTGCCATCAATGCCAACGTGCTCGACCTGGGCACCCACTGGCTGCCCAGCGTCGAGACGCTCGGCGACGTCGAGGCCGACATGCTGAAGCTGCGCCTGGCCCACCTGCGGCAGGCGCTCGCCCACGACGGCACCGAGCGGGCGACGGCCGACAAGCTCGTGGCCCAGCGCAGCGCGCACCTCGAGGAACGCCGTGCGGCGTACATGAAGCTCATCTCGACGCCCGAGGAGCGCGACCTGTGGGGCGCGGTCGAGCGCAACTGGAGCCGCTACCTTCAGTACCAGCAGGAGACGCTGGTCCCCCTGGTGCAGGCCGGCCGGCAGGCCGAGGCGAGGGCCGCGCTGTTCGGCGGCAGCCTGCAGCGCTTCGACGACGCGCTCGACCTCGTCGACAGGCTGGTCGATCTGACCGTGCAGGGCGGCGAGAAGGCAGTCGAGCGCAGCCGCGCCGACGCCAGCTCGGCACGAGCCTGGCTGATCGGGGTGGCCGCCTTTTCGCTGCTGGCCGCCATGGCGTTGGCGGTCGTCATCACCGGCTACATCACCGGCGTGATCGGCGGCGAGCCGGCCGCCGTCGGCACGGTGGTGGCGCGCATCGCCCAGGGCGATCTGTCCACCGCGGTCACCACCCGGGACGGGGACCGATCGAGCATCCTGGCCGGCATCGCCCGGATGCAGGCCGCGCTGCTGCACGTCGTCGGCGAGGTGCGCAGCGGCGCGCAGTCGGTGGCCAGCGCGTCCAGCCAGATCGCCCAAGGCAACCTCGACCTCAGCTCGCGCACCGAGGAGCAGGCTTCCAGCCTGCAGCAGACGGCCGCGTCGGTGGAGCAGATGGCCTCGGCGGTGAAGAACAATGCCGACACCGCGAGCAAGGCGAACCAGCTCGCCGCCGGCGCATCGCAGGCGGCCGTCGAGGGCGGCGAAGTGGTGCAGCAGGTCGTCGCGACGATGGCCGACATCAGCGAGGCGAGCCGCCGGATCGCCGACATCATCGCCGTCATCGACGGCATCGCCTTCCAGACCAACATCCTCGCGTTGAACGCCGCGGTCGAAGCCGCACGGGCCGGCGAGCACGGCAAGGGCTTCGCCGTCGTGGCGGCCGAGGTGCGCAACCTCGCCCAGCGCAGCGCCACCGCGGCGCGCGAGATCAAGGGCCTCATCGGCGCCAGCGTCTCCAGGGTCGACGACGGCTCCAGGCTGGTGGCCGATGCCGGGCGCACGATGGACGACATCGTGTCGCGGGTTCGCCGCGTCAGTGACCTGATGAACGAGATCAGCGCGGCGACCGTCGAACAAAGCGGAGGCATCTCGCAGATCAACCTTGCGGTGGCGCAGCTCGACCAGACCACGCAGCAGAACGCGGCGCTCGTCGAGGAAGCGAGCGCGGCGTCCGAGAGCCTGAAGACGCACGGCGCGCGGCTGCTCGAGTCGGTGGCGGTCTTCCGCCTCGCCGGCCACGGCGCCTGA
- a CDS encoding diguanylate cyclase gives MTEPGGASRGLMLAGAGLAAALIGAMAWVSMPAGPARATAGAGLHLALMIDITMLALALGALVGFGAAWLLAGWDAGPPAGTVPRSLTALLDANTDLVVQTDPAGRLTYLNAAARSRLGLEAGEPLDGQLAVDFLPLREVERLANDMRPFVSAQSVWTGESAACDAHGSEFPVRHMVLAHRDPQGRLEGFSAVLRDISAESAAREALRRNEEMLRELTDALPVQIAVVDRARRLRFTNAAYEQAKQRSRDDLAGAGLEEVLGQQEYAQVSPHLAQALDGRRLRFERLRTVNEDARWQEFTCIPQHAADGSVSSVLVMVQDITERKHEEMRLLQLALRDPLTGLLNRAGFEQRLGELARSPAERDSVAALLYVDLDRFKAVNDSHGHVVGDELLRIFALRLKNGTRPGDAVARIGGDEFALVLPGLRDPSNARLVAAKVLRAARRPFRIDGCDIRIGASVGIALKQPGDGEWSALIGRADAMLYRAKGVGRGQVVLEGSA, from the coding sequence ATGACGGAGCCAGGCGGCGCAAGCCGGGGACTGATGCTGGCCGGCGCCGGGCTGGCCGCGGCGCTCATCGGCGCCATGGCGTGGGTGTCGATGCCGGCCGGGCCGGCGCGCGCGACCGCCGGCGCCGGACTGCATCTGGCGCTGATGATCGACATCACGATGCTGGCGCTGGCGCTGGGGGCGCTCGTGGGCTTCGGCGCCGCCTGGCTGCTCGCCGGCTGGGATGCGGGTCCGCCGGCCGGGACGGTCCCGCGGTCGCTGACGGCGCTTCTGGACGCCAACACCGATCTGGTCGTGCAGACCGATCCGGCAGGCCGGCTGACCTACCTGAACGCCGCGGCCCGCAGCCGGCTGGGGTTGGAGGCGGGCGAGCCGCTGGACGGCCAGCTGGCCGTCGACTTCCTTCCGCTGCGCGAGGTGGAGCGCCTGGCGAACGACATGCGGCCTTTCGTGTCGGCGCAGAGCGTGTGGACGGGCGAGAGCGCCGCCTGCGATGCCCACGGCAGCGAGTTCCCGGTGCGCCACATGGTCCTCGCTCATCGCGATCCGCAGGGGCGGCTGGAGGGCTTCTCGGCCGTGCTGCGCGACATCTCCGCGGAATCGGCCGCCCGCGAGGCGCTGCGCCGCAACGAGGAGATGCTGCGCGAGCTCACCGATGCGCTGCCGGTGCAGATCGCCGTCGTCGACCGCGCGCGGCGCCTGCGCTTCACCAACGCCGCGTACGAGCAGGCCAAGCAGCGCAGCCGGGACGACCTGGCCGGCGCCGGGCTGGAGGAGGTGCTGGGGCAGCAGGAGTACGCGCAGGTCTCGCCGCACCTCGCGCAGGCGCTGGACGGCCGCCGGTTGCGCTTCGAACGGCTGCGCACGGTGAACGAGGACGCCCGCTGGCAGGAGTTCACCTGCATCCCGCAGCATGCCGCCGACGGCAGCGTGAGCAGCGTGCTCGTGATGGTGCAGGACATCACCGAGCGCAAGCACGAGGAGATGCGGCTGCTCCAGCTCGCGCTGCGCGATCCGCTGACGGGGCTGCTCAACCGGGCCGGCTTCGAGCAGAGGCTGGGCGAGCTCGCCCGCAGCCCCGCCGAGCGCGACAGCGTCGCCGCGCTGCTCTACGTGGACCTGGACCGCTTCAAGGCCGTCAACGACAGCCACGGCCATGTGGTGGGCGACGAGCTCCTGCGCATCTTCGCCCTGCGCCTGAAGAACGGCACACGGCCTGGCGACGCGGTCGCGCGCATCGGCGGCGACGAGTTCGCACTCGTGCTGCCGGGACTGCGCGACCCGTCGAACGCGCGGCTTGTCGCCGCCAAGGTGCTGCGTGCGGCGCGCAGGCCCTTTCGCATCGACGGCTGCGACATCCGCATCGGCGCCAGCGTCGGCATCGCGCTGAAGCAGCCGGGGGACGGCGAATGGTCGGCGCTGATCGGGCGGGCCGACGCGATGCTGTACCGCGCGAAGGGGGTGGGACGCGGGCAGGTGGTGCTGGAAGGATCGGCGTGA
- a CDS encoding GntR family transcriptional regulator, which translates to MDTRTSDSGGVVATLRKLIIEGHYPAGARLAEIPVADALGVSRTPVRIAFRTLAQEGLLQPAGKRGFVVRAFSEHDVQCALEVRGVLEGLAARRLAERGMTEDVREALQASVDGGARLLAKGHITADDIGAWGRLNNSFHRTIVEATDSSVIADAIARNNHLPFASADSIIIDTQALDREYEKLRFAQLQHQLVFEALEQRESARVEMLMREHAYIGLRYGKLFGLK; encoded by the coding sequence ATGGACACACGAACCAGCGATTCCGGCGGTGTGGTGGCCACGCTGCGCAAGCTGATCATCGAGGGCCACTACCCCGCGGGGGCGCGGCTGGCCGAGATTCCGGTGGCCGACGCGCTCGGCGTGTCGCGCACGCCGGTGCGCATCGCGTTCCGCACGCTGGCGCAGGAGGGGCTGCTGCAGCCGGCCGGCAAGCGCGGCTTCGTGGTGCGCGCCTTCTCCGAGCACGACGTGCAGTGCGCGCTCGAAGTACGCGGCGTGCTCGAGGGCCTGGCCGCACGGCGTCTCGCCGAGCGCGGCATGACCGAGGACGTGCGCGAGGCGCTTCAGGCCAGCGTCGACGGTGGCGCGCGCCTGCTGGCCAAGGGCCACATCACGGCCGACGACATCGGGGCGTGGGGCCGTCTCAACAACAGCTTCCACCGCACCATCGTCGAAGCCACCGACAGTTCGGTGATCGCCGACGCGATCGCGCGCAACAACCACCTGCCGTTCGCCTCCGCCGACTCCATCATCATCGACACGCAGGCGCTGGACCGGGAGTACGAGAAGCTGCGCTTCGCCCAGCTCCAGCACCAGCTCGTGTTCGAGGCGCTGGAGCAGCGCGAGTCGGCGCGGGTCGAGATGCTGATGCGCGAGCACGCGTACATCGGGCTGCGCTACGGAAAGCTGTTCGGGTTGAAGTGA
- a CDS encoding aromatic ring-hydroxylating dioxygenase subunit alpha has translation MFPKNAWYVACTPQEIDDKPLGRRICNEQIVFYRGPDGVVAALEDFCPHRGAPLSLGRVVEGKLVCGYHGLEMGCDGRTIAMPGQRVRGFPCIRSYPVVERHGFVWVWAGDAAQADPARIHPLPWADNPEWAYGGGLYHIQCDYRLMIDNLMDLTHETYVHSTSIGQKEIDEALPATRTEGEEVITSRFMENIMAPPFWKMALRGNHLPDDQPVDRWQICRFTPPSHVMIEVGVALAGRGGYDADPKDKASSIVVDFITPETETSIWYFWGMARSFNPKDKALTASIREGQGKIFGEDLEMLERQQRNLLAWPERSLLKLNIDAGGVQARKVLERLIAAERGADVKAAA, from the coding sequence ATGTTCCCGAAGAACGCCTGGTACGTGGCGTGCACGCCGCAGGAGATCGACGACAAGCCGCTGGGACGGCGCATCTGCAACGAGCAGATCGTCTTCTACCGCGGGCCCGACGGCGTGGTGGCCGCGCTCGAGGACTTCTGCCCGCACCGCGGTGCGCCCCTGTCGCTGGGCCGGGTGGTCGAAGGCAAGCTGGTCTGCGGCTACCACGGCCTCGAGATGGGCTGCGACGGTCGAACGATCGCGATGCCGGGACAGCGCGTGCGCGGCTTTCCGTGCATCCGCAGCTACCCGGTGGTCGAGCGCCACGGCTTCGTGTGGGTGTGGGCGGGAGACGCCGCCCAGGCCGACCCCGCCAGGATCCACCCGCTGCCATGGGCCGACAACCCCGAGTGGGCCTACGGCGGCGGGCTGTACCACATCCAGTGCGACTACCGGCTGATGATCGACAACCTGATGGACCTCACGCACGAGACCTACGTGCACTCGACCAGCATCGGGCAGAAGGAAATCGACGAGGCGCTGCCCGCGACGAGGACGGAGGGCGAGGAGGTGATCACCTCGCGTTTCATGGAGAACATCATGGCGCCGCCGTTCTGGAAGATGGCGCTGCGCGGCAATCACCTGCCCGACGACCAGCCCGTCGACCGCTGGCAGATCTGCCGCTTCACGCCGCCCAGCCACGTGATGATCGAAGTGGGCGTCGCGCTCGCCGGCCGCGGTGGCTACGACGCCGATCCGAAGGACAAGGCGTCGAGCATCGTGGTCGACTTCATCACGCCCGAGACCGAGACCTCCATCTGGTATTTCTGGGGCATGGCGCGCAGCTTCAACCCGAAGGACAAGGCGCTGACCGCCAGCATCCGGGAAGGGCAGGGCAAGATCTTCGGCGAGGACCTGGAGATGCTGGAGCGGCAGCAGCGCAACCTGCTTGCCTGGCCCGAGCGCAGCCTGCTCAAGCTCAACATCGACGCCGGCGGCGTGCAGGCGCGCAAGGTGCTGGAGCGGCTCATTGCGGCGGAGCGCGGCGCCGACGTCAAGGCGGCAGCATGA